One Besnoitia besnoiti strain Bb-Ger1 chromosome VIII, whole genome shotgun sequence DNA segment encodes these proteins:
- a CDS encoding kelch repeat-containing protein (encoded by transcript BESB_083380): MAKKKTAKKDGGEGPQDAKNRKALAKEQKRQRQEQKANQKRLKVEKKKKQKEGGDLMHDEEDIEELVKRLDQEREALNAVVVQVASQPAPRAHGSFTVLPNQDVLMFGGERYDGQRVQVFGDLHRWSVEKNEWKRILCPLMPKARCSHQAVLYNDHVYLFGGEFSTFYQFFHFKDLWKFSLKTSVWTKLEVANVTELPQARSGHRLAIWRNVLVLFGGFHDTTRETRYFNDLYLYFFNENKWRRVEFPPHASVPTPRSGCLFLTYPQGDCIFMHGGFAKIKDTAKKVQGKTYTDTWILNLKPLIKDPRKEVPVWEKIRNVGAVPSPRTGMSGAVFKHSAIVFGGVADDDDGRVKLKSTFYNDLYSFDMERKRWFELTLKGEKEKKSKGAARQKRKAAAEKDSASSSDKETRGKDDDNDVQEDEDDEWQNSFAYFDEKGRLVRMRLDEGNPPEALGSHARASVASSSSAASASDVASSCSSSSSAFTFSSSTASPAAATARGGKQFGGDGSVNFAKALASSEAALRGACLQASGSASDAFSCGSSVYRAEVSGDAPPAPAKTRSSSSSASSCSSSSASASGTSTSAALPSSVPRSQLFFRGDAPLPRLHGHLAIRGNSLLLYGGLMELDDKEVTLDDCWMLNLSKRERWQRILAGTMHEQEWLGDDEDEEDEDEQVDEEEGSDASSDEDSTEESSDESSSSESESSDEENEGDVEESGASSGDGESLSSSLSPASPSAAVGAESRHAKREDDAAPGAVAREDASSDEEEDDETPQLLRQGEEPVTEASPVDAQSTTSTADPASPVGRPSGEREKKKTKSAAAKKKRKAAREKSYREEVEELKEKYRLHDMDETPQEGETLRLFFDRTKQHWIESVVLEARKEGAESSSRDLLRDDKELKRAAFAAASQRYEELLPCLKRLEELQLQQEEQSEEESAGRKKKGGKPSITASGGLRRVR, translated from the exons atggcgaagaagaaaaccgccaagaaggacggcggcgaagggccGCAGGACGCGAAGAATCGCAAGGCTCTGGCGAAGGAGCAGAAGCGACAGAGGCAGGAGCAAAAAGCGAATCAGAAGCGGCTTAAAgtagagaaaaagaaaaagcaaaaagaaggcggagatCTTATGCAC GATGAAGAAGACATCGAGGAGTTGGTGAAGCGCCTTGATCAGGAACGCGAGGCCCTCAACGCGGTCGTGGTGCaagtcgcctcgcagccagCCCCCCGCGCACACGGCTCCTTCACCGTGCTGCCCAA CCAAGACGTTCTCATGTTTGGAGGCGAGCGCTACGATGGTCAGCGTGTGCAGGTTTTCGGCGACCTGCATCGCTGGAGCGTGGAGAAAAACGAGTGGAAGCGAATTCTCTGCCCGCTGATGCCGAAGGCGCGATGCAGCCACCAGGCCGTGCTCTACAA CGACCACGTCTATCTCTTTGGCGGAGAGTTCAGCACATTTTACCAGTTTTTTCACTTCAAAGATCTCTGGAAATTCTCTCTTAAGACCAGCGTCTGGACAAAGCTCGAAGTCGCGAATGTCACGGAACTCCCTCAAGCCCGCAGTGGGCATCGGCTG GCGATCTGGCGAAACGTCCTTGTGCTCTTTGGCGGTTTCCACGACAccacgagggagacgcggtACTTCAACGACCTCTATCTCTACTTCTTCAACGAAAACAA gtggcggcgcgtcgaGTTCCCTCCGCATGCGTCAGtcccgacgccgcgctcgggCTGTCTGTTCCTCACCTACCCGCAGGGCGACTGCATCTTCATGCACGGCGGATTCGCGAAAATCAAAGATACCGCGAAGAAAGTCCAGGGCAAAACGTACACT gacACGTGGATTTTGAACCTGAAGCCGCTTATCAAAGACCCGCGGAAGGAAGTCCCGGTCTGGGAGAAGATTCGCAACGTGGGCGCGGTGCCGTCTCCGAGGACAG GCATGTCGGGTGCAGTCTTCAAACACTCCGCGATCGTCTTcggaggcgtcgcggacGACGATGACGGCCGAGTGAAACTGAAGAGTACCTTCTACAACGATTTGTACTCCTTTGACATGGAAAGGAA GCGGTGGTTTGAGCTGACACTgaagggcgagaaggagaagaagagtaAAGGAGCCGCTCGACAGAAGCGcaaggcagctgcggagaaaG atAGCGCGTCGAGCAGTGACAAAGAGACGCGCGGAAAAGACGATGACAACGATGtccaagaagacgaagacgatgaATGGCAG AATTCGTTCGCGTACTTTGACGAGAAGGGACGCCtcgtgcgcatgcgtctcgACGAGGGGAACccgccagaggcgctcggctcgcacgcgcgtgcttctgtcgcttcatcctcctccgctgcctctgcctccgacGTGGCTTCCTCTtgctcctcttcgtcttcggcctTCACGTTCTCGTCGTCCACGgcgtcccccgccgccgcgactgcgcgcggcggcaagcaattcggcggagacggctcTGTGAACTTTGCTAAGGCTCTCGCGTCTTCAGAGgccgctcttcgcggcgcctgcctgcaggccagcggcagcgcgtctgACGCGTTCAGCTGCGGGTCTTCGGTCTATCGAGCGGAGGTCTCTGgggacgcgccgccagcccccgcgaagacgcgctcttcctcctcctctgcctcgtcctgctcgtcgtcctctgcgtctgcctccggcACGTCGACTTCAGCTGCGCTTCCCTCCTCCGTCCCGCGGTCTCAGCTCTTCTttcgaggcgacgcgccgttGCCGCGCCTGCACGGACACCTCGCCATTCGCGGCAACTCCCTGCTGCTTTATGGTGGCCTCATGGAGCTCGACGACAAGGAGGTCACGCTCGATGACTGCTGGATGCTCAACCTCAGCAAACG CGAGCGATGGCAGCGTATCCTCGCCGGCACGATGCACGAACAGGAGTGgctgggcgacgacgaagacgaagaagatgaagatgAACAAgtagacgaagaagaaggcagcgacgcaaGCAGCGATGAAGACTCGACTGAAGAGAGCTCCGACGAGAGCAGCTCGAGCGAGTCCGAAAGCAGCGACGAAGAAAATGAGGGGGATGTGGAGGAGAGCGGGGCGTCGTCTGGG gacggcgagagccTGTCGAGCTCCTTGAGTCCCGCCTCCCCGAGCGCTGCCGTCGGTGCGGAAAGCCGACACGCGAAGCGCGAAGACGATGCAGCGcccggcgcggtcgcgcgagaagacgcctcctccgacgaggaggaggacgacgagacgccgcagctgctgcggcagggcGAAGAGCCCGTGACGGAGGCTTCGCCGGTCGATGCGCAAAGCACGACCAGCACTGCAGATCCCGCCTCGCCTGTTGGTCGCCCgagcggcgaacgcgagaagaagaaaacaaagTCCGCAGCAGccaagaagaagcggaaggcggcgcgagagaaatCGTACCGGGAAGAAGTTGAAGAACTCAAG GAGAAGTACAGACTGCATGACATGGACGAGACTCCGCAAGAAGGCGAGACTCTGCGGCTCTTCTTCGACCGAACAAAGCAGCACTGGATAGAGTCCGTTGTACTCGAGGCGCGAAAAGAAG GCGCTgagagcagcagccgcgatTTGTTGCGAGACGACAAAGAGCTCAAGAGggcggcgttcgccgcggcttctcagCGATACGAAGAACTCTTGCCTTGTCTGAAGCGGCTTGAAGAgctccagctgcagcaggaggaaCAGAGTGAAGAAGAGTCCGCaggcagaaaaaagaagggCGGCAAGCCCAGCATCACGGCGTCGGGCGGCCTACGGCGCGTGCGATGa